Proteins encoded together in one Panthera uncia isolate 11264 chromosome A2, Puncia_PCG_1.0, whole genome shotgun sequence window:
- the ODF3L2 gene encoding outer dense fiber protein 3-like protein 2 isoform X2 has translation MGTLSCNPAPRLTTECQSVQTGLRKSCGTATSENGSGPGLYVLPSTVGYVNHDCTRAVGPAYSLFRRPRPASPQDVSPGPVYFLDPKVTRFGRSCTPAYSMQGRGKSRGLEVTPGPGAYSPEKVAPVRQRTPPAFTLGSRLRPQLQDTSTPAPNAYTLPSLWGSQIFIKPSSPSYTVLGRTPPARPPQDPAEIPGPGQYESPDPNTYRQRQPAFTMLGRPRAPRPPEETPGPGTHSPEQVTMTKARAPAFTMGIRHSKRAPTMVVDTMP, from the exons atgGGGACCCTTAGCTGCAACCCTGCTCCACGGCTGACCACTGAGTGCCAGAGTGTTCAGACCGGCTTGAGGAAGTCCTGTGGGACGGCCACCTCGGAGAACG GCTCCGGACCGGGCCTGTACGTCCTGCCGTCCACCGTGGGCTACGTCAACCACGACTGCACCAGGGCGGTCGGTCCCGCCTACTCACTCTTCCGGAGGCCCCGCCCAG CGTCTCCACAGGACGTCAGCCCTGGGCCAGTCTACTTCTTGGACCCAAAAGTCACCCGGTTTGGCCGAAGCTGCACCCCTGCTTACTCCATGCAGGGCCGGGGCAAGTCTCGGG gtctggaggtGACACCAGGCCCAGGGGCCTACAGCCCAGAGAAGGTGGCCCCTGTGCGCCAGCGGACACCCCCAGCTTTCACCCTGGGCTCCCGCCTGCGCCCACAGCTCCAGGACACCTCCACCCCTGCTCCTAACGCCTataccctgccctccctctggggTTCCCAGATATTCATTAAGCCCAGCAGCCCCAGCTACACAGTGTTGGGCCGCACGCCCCCCGCCCGTCCCCCTCAGGACCCTGCTGAGATCCCAGGCCCGGGCCAGTACGAGAGCCCCGACCCCAACACCTACCGTCAGCGCCAGCCCGCCTTCACCATGCTGGGCCGGCCCCGTGCCCCCCGGCCCCCAGAGGAGACTCCTGGCCCTGGCACCCACAGCCCTGAGCAGGTCACCATGACCAAAGCCCGGGCGCCAGCGTTCACCATGGGCATCCGTCACTCCAAACGCGCTCCCACCATGGTTGTGGACACCATGCCCTGA
- the ODF3L2 gene encoding outer dense fiber protein 3-like protein 2 isoform X1, whose protein sequence is MQGRGKSRGLEVTPGPGAYSPEKVAPVRQRTPPAFTLGSRLRPQLQDTSTPAPNAYTLPSLWGSQIFIKPSSPSYTVLGRTPPARPPQDPAEIPGPGQYESPDPNTYRQRQPAFTMLGRPRAPRPPEETPGPGTHSPEQVTMTKARAPAFTMGIRHSKRAPTMVVDTMP, encoded by the exons ATGCAGGGCCGGGGCAAGTCTCGGG gtctggaggtGACACCAGGCCCAGGGGCCTACAGCCCAGAGAAGGTGGCCCCTGTGCGCCAGCGGACACCCCCAGCTTTCACCCTGGGCTCCCGCCTGCGCCCACAGCTCCAGGACACCTCCACCCCTGCTCCTAACGCCTataccctgccctccctctggggTTCCCAGATATTCATTAAGCCCAGCAGCCCCAGCTACACAGTGTTGGGCCGCACGCCCCCCGCCCGTCCCCCTCAGGACCCTGCTGAGATCCCAGGCCCGGGCCAGTACGAGAGCCCCGACCCCAACACCTACCGTCAGCGCCAGCCCGCCTTCACCATGCTGGGCCGGCCCCGTGCCCCCCGGCCCCCAGAGGAGACTCCTGGCCCTGGCACCCACAGCCCTGAGCAGGTCACCATGACCAAAGCCCGGGCGCCAGCGTTCACCATGGGCATCCGTCACTCCAAACGCGCTCCCACCATGGTTGTGGACACCATGCCCTGA